In Anseongella ginsenosidimutans, one genomic interval encodes:
- a CDS encoding DUF3347 domain-containing protein, which translates to MKKNIRFACFLTSTVLVVALSACGPRQQQNASGSEVSAPVFDDEQLTGAYERYIHLKDALVTSDADKAKSEAAMLHAELGKIAEGENAAALAAGIAGTTDLQAQRTAFSKLSNAMTELVKAAEVTDGEVYLAFCPMAMDDTGAYWLANEQEIRNPYFGDKMMRCGEIKERWMNP; encoded by the coding sequence ATGAAAAAGAACATCAGATTTGCATGTTTTCTTACCTCAACAGTTTTGGTCGTGGCTTTAAGCGCCTGCGGGCCCCGGCAACAGCAGAACGCCTCAGGTTCCGAAGTTTCCGCTCCCGTGTTTGACGACGAGCAATTAACAGGTGCTTATGAGCGGTACATTCATCTAAAAGATGCGCTGGTAACTTCCGACGCCGATAAGGCGAAATCCGAAGCTGCTATGCTCCACGCCGAACTCGGTAAAATCGCGGAAGGCGAAAACGCCGCGGCGCTTGCGGCCGGAATTGCAGGGACAACAGATCTCCAGGCGCAGCGAACCGCCTTCTCGAAACTAAGCAATGCGATGACTGAACTCGTAAAGGCCGCTGAAGTAACAGATGGTGAAGTTTATCTCGCATTCTGTCCCATGGCCATGGATGATACCGGGGCATACTGGCTCGCCAATGAGCAAGAGATCCGTAATCCTTATTTCGGCGATAAAATGATGAGGTGCGGAGAAATAAAAGAACGATGGATGAATCCCTGA
- a CDS encoding efflux RND transporter periplasmic adaptor subunit, translating to MKRRLSNNILLLLLMGGAALLTVSCNIGKNKQEHTYSTGYICPMHPEIVREKPDVCPICSMDLVPVNNGHGGDHAALSKDLRYLLKPVNSTVVADIRTITPFKKEMKVQTEASGIITYDTRRSHSIPLRFGGRVERLYVHYNFQPVRKGQKILEIYSPEIVTAQNELLFLLESDPDNHVLIGASRQKLRLLGLTAAQLNRLTETGEAAYSLAIYSPYSGYIYEESARSATPEPAGMSNTEPGQTGLTTREGMYLAKGETAFRVINTSQVRAEFNIYPEMAPYIRKGDSLILIPDFNKDLLLGATVDFLQPFYQNGENFAKVRVRLNNTEGLFRPGQLITARFQHNTDSAWWIPKAAVLDLGTKKVAFIKESGAFRPRLISIGRTSGNWTEVVSGLSATDTVARNGHYLVDSEGFVKIESKGQ from the coding sequence ATGAAAAGGAGATTGAGCAATAATATACTGCTGCTGTTGCTGATGGGTGGGGCAGCGCTGCTGACTGTCTCCTGCAACATCGGGAAAAATAAGCAGGAACATACTTATTCCACGGGTTACATTTGTCCCATGCACCCGGAGATCGTACGGGAAAAGCCGGACGTTTGTCCTATTTGTAGCATGGACCTGGTGCCGGTGAATAACGGGCATGGCGGAGATCACGCTGCCTTGAGCAAGGACCTCAGGTACCTGCTTAAACCGGTAAATAGTACGGTGGTAGCTGACATCCGTACCATAACGCCTTTTAAAAAGGAAATGAAGGTACAAACCGAGGCAAGCGGGATCATCACTTATGATACGCGCCGGTCACATTCCATTCCCCTCCGCTTCGGCGGCCGGGTTGAACGCCTGTATGTCCATTACAATTTTCAGCCGGTACGTAAAGGGCAAAAGATACTGGAGATATATAGTCCGGAGATCGTCACCGCGCAGAACGAGTTATTATTTCTGCTGGAATCCGATCCGGATAATCATGTGCTGATCGGAGCCTCCAGGCAAAAGCTGCGCCTGCTGGGCTTAACCGCTGCGCAGCTCAACCGTTTGACCGAAACCGGGGAAGCGGCTTATTCATTAGCGATCTATAGCCCCTACAGCGGTTATATTTACGAAGAATCCGCCCGTTCCGCAACGCCGGAGCCGGCCGGTATGAGCAATACGGAGCCCGGCCAAACCGGGCTAACTACACGTGAAGGTATGTACCTGGCCAAAGGAGAAACCGCTTTTAGGGTAATCAATACCAGTCAGGTGCGGGCGGAATTCAATATTTACCCGGAAATGGCTCCCTATATCCGAAAAGGGGACAGCCTTATCCTCATACCTGATTTTAACAAGGATTTATTGCTTGGGGCGACCGTGGATTTCCTGCAGCCCTTTTATCAGAACGGAGAAAATTTCGCGAAGGTACGTGTACGTCTTAACAATACGGAAGGCCTTTTCAGGCCCGGGCAACTTATCACTGCGCGCTTTCAGCATAATACTGACAGCGCCTGGTGGATACCGAAGGCAGCAGTGCTGGACCTGGGAACGAAAAAAGTTGCGTTCATTAAAGAAAGCGGGGCTTTTCGTCCCCGGCTCATTTCCATAGGCCGTACATCGGGCAATTGGACGGAAGTGGTTTCGGGCCTTTCCGCCACAGATACGGTAGCCAGGAACGGGCACTACCTGGTAGACAGCGAAGGATTTGTAAAAATTGAATCGAAGGGACAATGA
- a CDS encoding sulfatase, producing MKKIILLFAGVLLSPLVQAQQKPNIVVFMVDDMGWMDTSVPFADSVMPLNKRYHTPNMERLAREGMKFSNAYSTPVCTPTRISLITGMNAAHHGVTNWTHPLKDHPTDRRDSLFGPAPWNYNGLSPVEGIPHTVHATPLPQLLKEAGYFTVHAGKAHWGPAGTPGANPRNLGFTVNIAGNSIGHPQSYLGTENYGNIPGKTSFNAVQDLVQYYGSETFLTEALTLEALKALEHPVTRQEPFFLYLAHYAVHVPLMADKRYYQKYIDAGLSKKEAMYASMIAAMDQSLGDVMDYLEENDLAENTILLFMSDNGGLSMAPPMGGEQHTQNLPLRAGKGSVYEGGIREPMLVKWPGVTRPGSVSDQYVIIEDFFPTLLEMAQVKDYETVQTIDGKSFVPFLKNTGRCPDTSKALIWHFPNKWQPRDGPGINYKSAIRQGEWKLIYDMRSGKTELYHLRSDIGETTDLSAKYPGKSEALSRLLSRQLRLWNAPMPTVKSTGEPVPFP from the coding sequence ATGAAAAAAATCATATTACTTTTCGCCGGCGTCCTTCTTTCACCGCTGGTTCAGGCTCAGCAGAAACCGAACATTGTGGTATTCATGGTAGACGACATGGGATGGATGGACACTTCCGTGCCCTTCGCCGATAGCGTGATGCCTCTGAACAAACGTTATCATACACCGAATATGGAGCGGCTGGCCAGGGAAGGAATGAAATTCAGCAATGCTTATTCCACCCCGGTATGTACTCCCACCAGAATCAGCCTGATAACAGGAATGAATGCTGCTCATCATGGCGTCACAAACTGGACCCATCCGCTGAAAGATCATCCCACCGACCGGCGGGACAGCTTATTCGGGCCGGCTCCCTGGAATTATAACGGCCTCAGTCCCGTGGAAGGCATTCCGCATACGGTGCATGCGACGCCCCTGCCTCAACTGTTAAAGGAAGCCGGGTATTTTACCGTTCATGCAGGGAAGGCTCATTGGGGCCCGGCCGGTACCCCGGGCGCCAATCCCCGTAATTTAGGGTTTACCGTTAATATTGCCGGCAATTCCATCGGGCATCCCCAAAGTTACCTGGGTACGGAAAATTATGGGAATATTCCCGGGAAAACGAGCTTTAACGCGGTCCAGGACCTGGTCCAGTATTATGGCTCGGAGACCTTTTTAACGGAGGCACTTACGCTGGAAGCCCTGAAAGCCCTGGAACACCCGGTAACAAGGCAGGAACCTTTTTTCCTCTACCTGGCGCACTATGCCGTACACGTTCCCTTAATGGCCGACAAGCGTTATTACCAAAAATACATCGATGCCGGGTTAAGCAAAAAGGAGGCTATGTACGCCAGCATGATTGCGGCCATGGACCAAAGCCTGGGCGATGTGATGGATTACCTGGAAGAAAACGACCTGGCAGAAAATACCATTCTTCTGTTCATGTCCGATAACGGGGGCCTGAGCATGGCGCCTCCCATGGGCGGGGAGCAGCACACTCAAAACCTGCCCCTCAGGGCAGGCAAAGGGTCAGTTTACGAAGGAGGCATCCGCGAGCCTATGCTGGTAAAATGGCCGGGAGTCACCCGGCCGGGTTCAGTTAGCGATCAGTACGTGATCATCGAAGATTTCTTTCCCACCCTGCTGGAAATGGCGCAGGTCAAGGATTATGAGACCGTACAAACCATTGACGGCAAAAGCTTTGTGCCCTTTCTCAAAAATACCGGCAGGTGTCCGGATACATCAAAAGCGCTTATCTGGCATTTCCCCAACAAATGGCAACCCCGGGACGGACCGGGCATCAATTATAAAAGCGCGATCCGGCAGGGCGAATGGAAACTGATCTACGATATGCGCAGCGGCAAAACGGAACTTTATCACCTGCGATCGGACATCGGGGAAACAACCGACTTGTCGGCGAAATATCCCGGAAAGTCCGAAGCCCTTTCAAGGCTGCTAAGCAGGCAGCTCCGCCTTTGGAATGCCCCGATGCCGACGGTTAAAAGTACCGGTGAGCCCGTTCCTTTTCCCTGA
- a CDS encoding TonB-dependent receptor, translating into MKRLILLSAMLFSIVSSYAQNTYKAIVKDAETDEPLPGATVTVQGTGLGAASDHGGNLLLENIPDGEQVIFFSYLGYQPLSDTVIFPFDQPSPALISLVPAEHGDDHELEEVVITATRSSRTIDNIPTRVEVIAGEELDEKGNMKPGDIRMLLAESTGIQTQQTSATSGNSSIRIQGLDGKYTQMIRDGFPLYSGFSGGLGLLQIAPLDLQQVEVIKGSSSTLYGGGAIAGLVNLVSKKPAEERQLNLLLNGTSALGLDANAFYAEKFKKTGTTIYAAYNHGSAYDPSDIGLTAIPEFDRFTLNPKIYLYFTDRTTLYAGINATVEKRVGGDLEYVKGNGSPGHTYFEENKTGRYSTQIELDHELNSREKLVFRNSAGYYDRSIGMPDYKFSGGQLSTYTEANYSRKGDNADWVAGVNFVTDHFKEDKAENTALRDYQYHTIGGFIQNTWNTSGKFTVESGLRGDYHNNYGFFFLPRVSALWKVNEHFSTRLGGGMGYKAPTVFTEDAERVQFRNVLPLDVKNTEAERSYGASYDINFRTGLFGDKGSFSINQLFFYTRINDPILLTQVENGSLAYLQPEGYLNTRGIETNAKITYGDFKLFIGYTLADVDQHTGGKTMSYPLVSKHRLNNVLMYEVEEEWKIGLEAYYFGKQTLNDGTSGKSYWVAGLMLEKLWEGFSIFLNFENLTDTRQAGFGTIYTGDITNPAFNDIYAPMDGFVINGGIKLRL; encoded by the coding sequence ATGAAGAGATTGATTTTGCTTTCGGCAATGCTGTTTAGTATTGTTTCAAGCTATGCGCAAAATACTTATAAAGCAATCGTTAAAGATGCAGAGACGGACGAGCCGCTTCCGGGAGCGACAGTAACCGTTCAGGGAACCGGCCTGGGAGCAGCTTCCGATCACGGCGGAAACCTCCTGCTGGAAAACATTCCGGACGGAGAACAAGTAATTTTTTTCAGCTACCTTGGTTATCAACCCCTTTCAGATACGGTGATCTTTCCCTTTGACCAACCGTCTCCCGCCCTGATCTCTTTAGTTCCGGCGGAACATGGGGACGACCATGAACTCGAAGAAGTGGTGATTACTGCTACCAGGAGCAGCAGAACCATTGATAATATCCCTACCCGCGTGGAAGTGATCGCCGGAGAAGAACTGGATGAAAAAGGTAATATGAAGCCCGGGGATATCCGCATGCTGCTGGCTGAAAGTACGGGTATTCAAACCCAGCAAACCTCGGCAACCAGCGGCAATTCCAGTATCCGTATCCAGGGACTTGACGGAAAGTACACCCAAATGATCCGGGACGGCTTTCCCTTGTATTCGGGTTTTTCCGGGGGACTGGGTCTGTTGCAAATCGCCCCGCTGGACCTGCAGCAGGTGGAAGTGATCAAAGGATCCTCCTCTACCCTATACGGCGGCGGCGCCATTGCCGGGCTGGTAAACCTGGTATCCAAAAAGCCTGCGGAAGAACGTCAGCTTAATCTCCTGTTGAACGGCACCTCTGCGTTAGGCCTGGACGCCAACGCTTTCTATGCGGAGAAATTCAAAAAAACAGGGACAACAATTTACGCGGCCTACAATCACGGCAGCGCTTATGACCCATCAGACATCGGATTAACGGCCATCCCCGAATTTGACCGCTTCACGCTGAATCCGAAAATATATCTTTATTTTACGGACCGGACCACGCTCTATGCGGGAATCAACGCCACCGTAGAAAAACGGGTGGGCGGAGACCTGGAATACGTCAAAGGTAACGGCAGCCCCGGGCATACGTATTTCGAAGAGAATAAAACGGGGCGTTACAGCACGCAAATAGAACTTGATCATGAGCTGAACAGCAGGGAAAAACTGGTTTTCCGCAACAGCGCCGGCTACTATGACCGAAGCATCGGAATGCCGGACTACAAGTTTTCCGGCGGTCAGCTTTCCACCTATACTGAAGCCAACTATTCCCGCAAGGGAGACAACGCGGACTGGGTAGCGGGCGTCAATTTCGTCACCGATCATTTTAAAGAGGATAAGGCTGAAAACACCGCATTGAGGGACTATCAGTATCATACGATTGGGGGCTTTATACAAAATACCTGGAACACTTCGGGGAAATTTACGGTTGAGTCCGGGCTCCGGGGCGACTATCACAATAATTACGGCTTCTTCTTTTTGCCCCGCGTTTCTGCCTTATGGAAGGTCAACGAGCATTTTTCTACCCGTTTAGGCGGCGGAATGGGCTATAAAGCGCCGACTGTTTTTACGGAAGACGCGGAACGGGTCCAGTTCCGGAATGTGCTTCCCCTGGACGTGAAAAACACGGAAGCGGAACGCTCTTACGGCGCCAGTTACGACATCAATTTCCGCACGGGCTTGTTTGGCGATAAGGGTAGCTTCAGTATTAACCAGCTGTTTTTCTATACCCGCATCAACGATCCCATCCTCCTGACACAGGTGGAAAACGGCAGCTTGGCTTACCTTCAGCCGGAAGGTTATCTTAACACAAGGGGAATAGAAACGAACGCAAAAATCACGTACGGAGATTTTAAATTATTCATAGGTTATACCCTGGCAGACGTAGACCAGCATACCGGGGGGAAAACGATGTCCTACCCGCTGGTTTCCAAACACCGGCTGAACAACGTTCTCATGTACGAAGTGGAAGAGGAGTGGAAGATCGGTTTGGAAGCCTACTATTTTGGCAAACAAACCCTGAACGATGGAACAAGCGGGAAAAGTTACTGGGTCGCCGGGCTGATGCTCGAAAAATTATGGGAAGGGTTTTCGATATTTTTGAACTTCGAGAACCTGACCGATACCCGTCAGGCCGGTTTTGGCACCATTTATACCGGTGATATTACCAATCCGGCGTTCAACGACATTTACGCCCCGATGGATGGGTTCGTGATCAACGGAGGAATAAAACTGAGGTTATGA
- a CDS encoding TlpA disulfide reductase family protein has translation MKSLFSFSNIITAILVIFGAALFFSPALKGAVLRGLVETGLFQPSVPGTDPDTEPAQASSTPSSVPGTDPDTEPAQASSTPSSVPGTDTEPAQASSAQPSSIQQGSVLFKSAEGELIDLSRQQGKVVFINFWATWCPPCIAEMPSIQKLYSAFKDDEKFLFLMVDVDNKPERSLKFMQKGDYDLPVHTPASAIPPSFLGGAIPTTLVLDKKGEVVFKHEGMGDYSAPEFQSFMKELAAK, from the coding sequence ATGAAATCTTTATTTTCGTTTTCCAATATAATTACTGCCATTCTGGTCATTTTCGGAGCTGCTTTGTTTTTCAGCCCCGCTTTAAAAGGCGCCGTACTTCGCGGCCTGGTTGAAACGGGATTGTTTCAGCCTTCGGTTCCCGGCACCGACCCGGATACGGAGCCAGCGCAGGCTTCTTCAACTCCGTCTTCAGTCCCCGGCACCGACCCGGATACGGAGCCAGCGCAGGCTTCTTCAACTCCGTCTTCAGTCCCCGGAACCGATACGGAACCAGCGCAGGCTTCTTCAGCGCAGCCTTCTTCAATTCAGCAGGGGTCTGTATTGTTTAAAAGTGCGGAAGGCGAACTCATTGACCTTTCCCGGCAGCAGGGCAAGGTGGTGTTCATAAACTTCTGGGCAACCTGGTGCCCGCCCTGTATAGCTGAAATGCCCTCAATACAGAAGCTTTACTCAGCTTTTAAGGATGATGAGAAATTCCTCTTCCTGATGGTGGATGTGGATAATAAACCGGAGCGGTCCCTGAAGTTTATGCAGAAAGGTGATTATGACCTGCCGGTCCATACACCGGCCAGCGCGATTCCTCCATCTTTTCTTGGCGGCGCCATCCCGACCACCCTGGTACTTGATAAAAAGGGGGAAGTAGTATTTAAACATGAAGGAATGGGCGACTATTCTGCCCCGGAGTTCCAGTCATTTATGAAGGAACTGGCCGCCAAATAA
- a CDS encoding TolC family protein — protein MQSINYRSSCGALIILLLCFSQALQAQQVLTLENILDSIRSNNPLLESYEYRINAEHAYAEGAKSWMAPMVGAGTFMTPYPGSEIMNEGDKGMFMVGAEQSIPNPARLKARENYLESKAAITAAGQSGTYNQLRAQAKGLYYQWMVLEKKKAVLEESRQIMQTMLKLARIRYPYSQGSLGSIYKAEGRLEETENLILMTNSQIIKKNIILNALMNIPDSVRYHIDLGEPDVDPLLASVDSAYLVQNRSDLLGVERSIESKQLGLELEKMERKPGFSIRFEHMMPYGSMMPNQYTLMGMISIPIAPWSSRMYKSNIKGMQLEIQAMEKEREAMLKRMQGMIRGMTRDIRIMQQQLRNYTEKILPALKKNYEVTLLSYEQSQEELSLVINAWETLNMAQMEYLDKLEAYYLMVVEYEKEIEQ, from the coding sequence ATGCAAAGCATTAATTATAGAAGCAGCTGCGGGGCATTGATAATTCTGCTGTTATGCTTTTCCCAGGCCTTGCAGGCACAGCAGGTGCTGACGCTGGAAAATATTCTTGATAGCATCCGCAGCAATAATCCCTTACTCGAAAGTTATGAATACCGGATCAACGCGGAACATGCTTATGCCGAAGGCGCCAAAAGCTGGATGGCTCCGATGGTGGGAGCGGGTACCTTCATGACGCCGTACCCCGGAAGCGAGATCATGAATGAGGGCGATAAAGGAATGTTTATGGTAGGGGCGGAGCAGTCCATTCCCAATCCTGCCAGGCTAAAGGCCCGCGAAAACTACCTGGAGTCAAAAGCGGCAATTACTGCTGCCGGGCAAAGTGGTACCTATAACCAGCTGCGGGCGCAGGCAAAAGGCCTTTACTACCAGTGGATGGTACTGGAAAAGAAAAAAGCGGTGCTGGAGGAAAGCCGTCAGATCATGCAAACGATGCTAAAGCTGGCCAGGATCCGCTATCCTTACAGCCAGGGAAGCCTGGGAAGTATTTACAAGGCAGAGGGCCGGCTGGAGGAAACAGAGAATTTGATCCTGATGACGAACAGCCAGATCATCAAGAAAAATATTATCCTGAATGCGCTTATGAATATTCCGGACAGTGTACGCTATCACATAGACCTTGGCGAACCGGACGTTGATCCGCTGCTTGCATCAGTTGACAGCGCTTACCTTGTGCAAAACCGCAGCGATCTCCTGGGCGTGGAACGCAGCATTGAATCCAAGCAGCTTGGCCTGGAACTGGAGAAAATGGAGCGCAAACCGGGGTTCAGCATCCGCTTCGAACACATGATGCCCTACGGTTCCATGATGCCCAATCAATATACGCTAATGGGCATGATCAGTATTCCAATAGCTCCCTGGTCTTCCAGGATGTACAAATCCAATATAAAAGGGATGCAACTGGAAATTCAGGCCATGGAAAAAGAGCGGGAAGCAATGCTGAAGAGGATGCAGGGCATGATCAGGGGCATGACCCGGGATATTCGCATCATGCAGCAGCAGTTAAGGAATTATACCGAAAAGATCCTTCCTGCCCTGAAGAAAAATTATGAGGTGACGCTGCTCTCCTACGAGCAGAGCCAGGAAGAACTTTCTCTGGTGATCAACGCCTGGGAGACGCTCAATATGGCGCAGATGGAATATCTGGATAAACTGGAAGCATATTATTTAATGGTTGTGGAGTATGAAAAGGAGATTGAGCAATAA
- a CDS encoding efflux RND transporter periplasmic adaptor subunit: MTKIKYMMKAGLGALLILIMAACARQQQETGDAGLSHTCPMHPQIVQESFGTCPICGMDLVPVNQAGAEQEIMLSNRQIALANIRVEPLSPGNLGNNTFVTGKLAADQELIDVVSSRVPGRIEKLYIKETGRQISKGQPLYEMYSEELLTLQNEYLLTLEQYRQLGDTDKRYASFMEAARKKLLLYGMTADQVKRLGETKARSALVTFGSPVSGIVTEIAAAEGQYVAEGSILYRIEGLDRLWVEAELYPREAALVKEGDQVRVIVAGYEHEPLSGKVVFLNPEYRTGTQILTLRAQIANPGKRFLPGMQASVVLSNNTRTVLALPVDAVVRGEHGAHVWVKAGEGTFTPRMVKTGMETFDRVEILEGLQEGDSVVTSGAYLLYGELVLKKGIEPATAHRYESDEL; encoded by the coding sequence ATGACGAAGATCAAATACATGATGAAAGCAGGGCTTGGGGCTTTACTGATCCTGATCATGGCAGCATGTGCCAGGCAACAACAGGAAACAGGCGACGCCGGCCTTAGCCACACCTGCCCCATGCACCCGCAGATTGTGCAGGAAAGTTTCGGGACCTGCCCCATCTGCGGAATGGATCTGGTGCCGGTCAATCAAGCCGGCGCTGAACAGGAGATCATGCTCAGCAACCGGCAAATTGCCCTGGCCAATATCCGGGTGGAGCCCCTGAGTCCCGGTAATCTTGGGAATAATACCTTTGTCACCGGGAAACTGGCTGCGGACCAGGAATTGATTGATGTGGTTAGCAGCCGGGTGCCGGGACGCATTGAAAAGTTGTACATAAAAGAAACCGGCCGGCAAATCAGCAAGGGGCAGCCCCTGTATGAAATGTACAGTGAGGAGTTATTGACGCTTCAGAACGAGTACCTGCTCACCCTTGAACAATACAGGCAGTTGGGGGACACGGACAAGCGGTACGCCTCTTTTATGGAAGCCGCCCGGAAAAAGCTGCTGCTGTACGGGATGACCGCAGATCAGGTAAAGCGCCTGGGAGAAACAAAAGCGCGTTCCGCCCTTGTGACATTCGGGTCGCCGGTTTCGGGCATCGTTACTGAAATAGCCGCTGCGGAGGGTCAATATGTGGCCGAAGGCAGTATCCTGTACCGGATCGAAGGGCTGGACCGTTTGTGGGTCGAAGCTGAATTGTATCCCCGGGAAGCCGCGCTGGTGAAAGAAGGTGACCAGGTTCGGGTAATAGTAGCGGGCTATGAGCATGAACCCCTCAGCGGTAAAGTTGTTTTCCTGAACCCGGAATACCGTACCGGCACCCAAATCCTGACCTTGCGGGCACAAATAGCCAATCCGGGTAAGCGCTTCCTGCCTGGCATGCAGGCCAGCGTGGTACTCAGCAATAACACGAGGACGGTCCTGGCTTTGCCGGTGGACGCGGTAGTGCGGGGAGAACACGGCGCCCACGTTTGGGTGAAGGCCGGCGAAGGCACCTTTACACCGCGTATGGTCAAGACAGGAATGGAAACCTTTGACCGGGTGGAGATCCTGGAAGGCTTGCAGGAAGGAGATTCCGTAGTGACCAGCGGAGCGTATCTCCTTTATGGAGAGCTGGTACTGAAAAAGGGCATTGAACCGGCAACCGCCCACCGGTATGAGAGCGATGAACTATAA
- a CDS encoding DUF6660 family protein: MKLIVLVLSMFVLALTSLPCCVLAEQSHAHNGQQADSPDNCPEKKDDCCKDCSPFYVCGSCPGFIINDFSLLASILPLEHSSCYGSYLPFKLSEIIIPVWQPPKLG, translated from the coding sequence GTGAAGCTGATCGTTTTAGTATTATCGATGTTTGTGCTGGCGCTTACCAGTTTGCCATGCTGCGTGCTGGCCGAACAGTCACATGCCCATAACGGGCAGCAAGCGGATTCGCCGGATAATTGCCCTGAAAAGAAAGACGATTGCTGCAAAGATTGTTCTCCATTCTATGTTTGCGGCAGTTGCCCGGGATTCATTATAAACGACTTTTCACTTCTTGCTTCTATATTACCTCTCGAACATTCTTCCTGCTACGGCAGTTATTTACCCTTTAAATTAAGCGAGATAATTATTCCCGTCTGGCAGCCGCCCAAATTAGGTTAA